DNA sequence from the Vicingaceae bacterium genome:
TGTAATCTTGCGACCCAATATCATCTGTATGTCCGGAAATTTCAATTTTCACATTTGGATTTTGTTTCAGAAAATCATAAACCCGCTCCAACTCAACTTTTGATTCAGGTCTCAATGTTGCTTTGTTGTAGTCGAAAAAGATATTTCTTAGCACAACTTTTGAACCTTTTTTGGCTTTTTGCAGAAAGATGTTTTTAACAATTTTTTGATAAGTAGCCGTGTCGGCTATAGTGAAATTCTCGGAATGAAACAAATAACCCGGTGCACTGACATTGAGTCCATAGTTTTTGCCACTGGGCAATGATATCAGATATTCACCTGTTTCACCGTTTGATTGATAAACCCCAATCAATTCATTCGTGGCATTGTCAACCAATTCGATTGTTGCCTGAATTGGTTGTTTTGTTTCATCATCAGCCACAATCCCTTTTAATAGTAATAAAGACGGTTGTTTTGCTTTCGCTTTTGTTTCAAAAGAAATTTCATAAATATCTTTATCGCCGTTATTATTAACAGATGCATAATATGCTTTTTTACCATCTGCCCTTAACACAAAAAAGAGGTCATCGCCATGTGTATTGACGGGTATACCCAAATTTACGGGTTCTGACCACTCTCCATCTTCATAAACAGAGTAAAAAATATCATATCCACCAATAGAATTATGTCCTTTTGACGAAAAAAACAATGTTTTACCATCAGGATGAATAAAAACGGCCTCTTCATCTTCTGTTGTGTTAATCGGTGCGCCAAGATTCTTTGGCGTACTCCATTTTCCGGTTTTCAAGTCCTTTTTACTAACCCAAATATCCCGGCCTCCTTTGCCTCCCGGTCTGTCACTGACAAAATACAAAGTTCGACCATCCGGAGAATATGCCGCTGATGATTCATGATATTGAGAATTGACAGGTTCCGGCAACGCTACAGGATTTGTCCATTCTTTTCCTCTTAAAATACTCTCATGAATATCTCCATTGCCATTAACATCATCCTGATAAATCAACAAACGTTGTCCGTCATTGCTAACAGCAATATTTGAAGAGTGCCTTACGGGAATATTAATGTTTTCGGGTAATGGTTTTGCCTTACTCCATTCTTTTCCTTTTTCATCCCACACAGCAAAATAAATGTGTTCAAAACTTTGTTTATTTTTTTTGATTTCTTTCTCTGTAAAAGGTCTTCTAGACGTAAAAAATATTTTTTCCCCATCGGCCGTTATGACAGGTGCATAATCATCGAAGGGGCTATTTATTGCATCGGGTAATGGCTGTATATTGATTTTTACAGAATCGTTATTAAACACATTTTGTGCGTATATAGCCTGAAGATTAAACACACAATATCCTAACAACAAAAAGCACAATTTTCTAATCATAAGGACTTCGGAATTAAATTCTGGATTTATTCATGGCACCACCAAAAGGAGAAGGATAAACAAAACGAAGCATAACCTCGAAACCACCCCTGCCTTTTGATGCCTGCTGCAACGATGACGTATTCAGATCATACGCAAAACCCAATGCATAGTTACTCCATTCCAACAAAAACTTAAAAACAATCGCATCTTTATTCCTGTAAAATATCCCGGGTCCAAATGCTATGGCATCCTTCAAACCGGTATATTTCGACCCCTCTTGAAATTGATATCTTATGTATGTACCCATTAATAACTCCCTCGCAGGTCCCTGCATTTGATAAAACACCGATGGTGCTGCCGAAAATTTACTATTGCCTATTCCCACCAACCCCCTCGCAAATATCGATATCCGGCTGTATAGTTTGTCATTGCTTAAATCTATAAATCCATACTTTGCCCGATTTAAATGATACATCGCCACACCTGCCGAAAACCATTGTTGATCCCCGCCTATTTTATATGTGTCGTGTTTTTTGTAATTGTATACTACCCCCACTCCTGCATCAAAAAATCCAAAAGACGAGTTGCTCACAAATTCGTTGGAGGGTAGTGTACCATCCCATTTCAACCCATTGTATTGCGAACCCCAACGGGCATCATCGTAATTGATGCTGTTTTGATGATAGGCCCCCAACAAGGCGCCTCCAAGTGTTTGTCCTTCGCCAATCTTCACATGATAGCCAAATGATAGGGAAATATTCGTGGCACTCACTTTTACCTCTCCTGCCTGATCGCTAAAAAATTGCAATCCTCCTGCAAAATAACCTTTTTTATTTCGCTTGTTGTTTAAGCGCATATCAAACGATGCATTGATGGTCTTGAAAGGATAGGATATGCTTTGCCATTGAGACCGATACAATGCTATAGCTTGTAATTCATGATCGGCTCCCACTAACGCAGGATTAACCTGTATGGGCGAATAATTCATTTGTGAAAAATGCACGTCTTGAGCAAAAGCCGCCGTAAGCGTAATTAAACAAGAAGCAAGTAAATATTTTTTCATGCACATTTATTTTAAAGTCAAAAATATAATTTTTTTTATTCCAAACCAAAAACAAGGGCTCAATTTGATTGGACCCTTGTTTTTGGAGTTATCTATGGAATAAAAAACTTTACTCTTTGATAAATCTGGAAACCGAACGCACGCCATTTTCATCCGAGATGGAAATAAAATATACTCCGGCAGGCAATCCGCCTACATTAATTTGAAGAAAACTTGTCTGTGAAGACATTACTTCTTTATGAATTGTTTTACCAGTCACATCCATTATCTCAACCACCGCTTTCAACGGCTTGCTCAATGAAATGTTCAAAACATTGGATACAGGATTGGGATAAATTGAAAACTGATTATTTTGTGCATATTCTTTTACAGAAACAGGTGCATCGTAAATTGAATGAACATATTTCATTTGATTGCCATTAAGATTTAAATCATAAAATTTCAAAATTGGTAATTTGTTGGTATTGGAAGTATCGTAAAACAAATAAGTAGTGCCAGTCAAGGTAAATTGCCCCAGCAAAGTAGTTACAGTGGCGTTTTCTTGCATCTTTACTCTCAAGATATTGTTTAATGTTATGTTATAAGGCAATTTCAATGTTCCATAACCGTCTCCCGTCACAGTGACAGAACCCGAAACCGTTCCTGACAAACCTTGAGAACTGGAAACACTTCCTGAAAAATTATCAGTAAAAGTAGTGTTGTAAGTAAATGGGAATTGCATGACTATTTCCTGGTCATTGCTGAATTTAATAAGCACGTCGCCTAGAGATTGTATGCCTTTAAAA
Encoded proteins:
- a CDS encoding cell envelope biogenesis protein OmpA, producing MIRKLCFLLLGYCVFNLQAIYAQNVFNNDSVKINIQPLPDAINSPFDDYAPVITADGEKIFFTSRRPFTEKEIKKNKQSFEHIYFAVWDEKGKEWSKAKPLPENINIPVRHSSNIAVSNDGQRLLIYQDDVNGNGDIHESILRGKEWTNPVALPEPVNSQYHESSAAYSPDGRTLYFVSDRPGGKGGRDIWVSKKDLKTGKWSTPKNLGAPINTTEDEEAVFIHPDGKTLFFSSKGHNSIGGYDIFYSVYEDGEWSEPVNLGIPVNTHGDDLFFVLRADGKKAYYASVNNNGDKDIYEISFETKAKAKQPSLLLLKGIVADDETKQPIQATIELVDNATNELIGVYQSNGETGEYLISLPSGKNYGLNVSAPGYLFHSENFTIADTATYQKIVKNIFLQKAKKGSKVVLRNIFFDYNKATLRPESKVELERVYDFLKQNPNVKIEISGHTDDIGSQDYNQKLSEARAKSVVDYLIRLGISPDRLSFKGYGKLQPMVPNDSEENRQLNRRVEFKILEM